A single region of the Anguilla anguilla isolate fAngAng1 chromosome 17, fAngAng1.pri, whole genome shotgun sequence genome encodes:
- the LOC118217099 gene encoding myeloid-associated differentiation marker homolog has protein sequence MVTLDVHTLTVPVGVVRMLEVLLSCVSFSVAASAGHDGSSYWAWCMFTWCFCCFTTLLILVLELTRLSARVPISWDDFTTAFAMLATLMVLAASVIYPTFFARTALPRPIAATAMSCLCFVAYAVEVGLTRAKPGEVSGFLSTVPGLLKVLEAFVACIIFISLDSGHYPRFGGLQWCVAVYSLCFIFALLIILFTICRLLALFPFSFDKVLTGYNVLAVLMYMTAVVVWPLYAFQNNPRPSSCNHCSWDGLVVVSFMTCINLVVYIVDTVYSVRLVFFISPV, from the coding sequence ATGGTCACCCTGGACGTGCACACGCTGACGGTGCCGGTGGGCGTGGTGCGGATGCTGGAGGTGCTGCTGTCCTGCGTGTCCTTCAGCGTGGCGGCGTCCGCGGGCCACGACGGCAGCTCGTACTGGGCCTGGTGCATGTTCACCTGGTGCTTCTGCTGCTTCACCACCCTGCTGATCCTGGTGCTGGAGCTGACCCGCCTCAGCGCCAGGGTGCCCATCTCCTGGGACGACTTCACCACCGCCTTCGCCATGCTGGCCACCCTGATGGTGCTGGCCGCCTCCGTCATCTACCCCACCTTCTTCGCCCGCACCGCCCTCCCGCGGCCCATCGCCGCCACCGCCATGTCCTGCCTGTGCTTCGTGGCGTACGCGGTGGAGGTGGGCCTCACCCGCGCGAAGCCCGGCGAGGTCAGCGGCTTCCTGTCCACCGTGCCGGGCCTGCTGAAGGTGCTGGAGGCCTTCGTGGCCTGCATCATCTTCATCTCGCTGGACTCCGGTCACTACCCGAGATTCGGCGGGCTGCAGTGGTGCGTCGCGGTCTACTCCCTGTGCTTCATCTTCGCCCTCCTCATCATCCTGTTCACCATCTGCCGACTGCTCGCCCTGTTCCCCTTCTCCTTCGACAAGGTGCTCACCGGGTACAACGTCCTGGCCGTCCTGATGTACATGACCGCCGTGGTCGTCTGGCCGCTCTACGCCTTCCAGAACAACCCGCGGCCCAGTTCCTGCAACCACTGCTCCTGGGACGGGCTGGTGGTGGTGTCCTTCATGACCTGCATCAACCTGGTGGTCTACATCGTGGACACGGTCTACTCCGTGCGCCTGGTGTTCTTCATCTCGCCCGTTTAG